The region TCATACCAAGTATCTTTTTTGTTGCACTCATATCATTCATCTCAAACTCCACAGGTATTTGTCTCTTTAACCTATTGATTTCCCTCATGTTTGTTCCTGCTATCAATATGTCATCAACATACAACAACAATATGATATACGATGAATCAAACTGTTTAAAGTAACAATAATGATCCATAACACTCCTCGTGTACCCATTTTTCATCATAAAGCTGTCAAACTTTAAGTACCATTGTCTTGGTGTTTGTTTTAAACCATACAAGTTTTTTATAAGCTTGCAAACAAGGTTTTCTTTCCCAGCTACCTGAAACCCTCTGGCTGAATCATATAGATGTCTTCCTCAAGATCAACATGTAAGAACGCGGTATTAACATCTAGTTGTTTTAGATTTAACTCCTATGCAGTCACAATACTTAGCACAATTCTAACTATAGTCATCTTAATAACGGGAGAAAATATATTAGTATAATCAATACCCTTTTTCTGTTGATAACCCTTGACTATTAACCTCGCCTTGTATCTCTTGCTGCCAatcctgaacacccacttattCTGTAAAGCCTTCTTTTATGTTGTTAACTCTGTTAAAGACCAAGTCTCATTCTTCTCAAGAGAACTCATCTCTTCATCCATGGCTGATTTCCACTGAACTGAATCATCCACTTGTACTGCATCTGGATAATACCGAGGCTCCCCATCTTTGGTCAATAACATACAATATGCTGAAGGAGAATATCTTTGTGGTGGTCTCACAATTCTGCTAGATTTTCTTACCTCAGTCTGTGGAGTTACTGGAACCCTGTCATTAACATTCTCCGAACTCCCACTATTTCCTGCAAGATATGTTTCTGTAATATCTTCAAGCACTGCTTCCTCATTCTCAGATTGTTCCTTTGTAAACTCAGAATTGACTACAAACTTATCCTTATACACTACATtctcattaaaagtaacatctctACTTCTAACGACACTCTTAGTCAGTTCATCTCAGAAACGGTAACTTATATCATCTGAGTCATAACCAATGAAGATACATTTCTTtgctttcagatcaaacttgtCTATGCCGGAATCTTTAACACGCACATAAGAAACACAACCAAAAACTCGCAAGTGTGAAAGATTTACCTCTTTTTCCTAACACTCTTCTTCAGGAATCTTGAACTTTAAAGGACTTGAAGGTCTTCTATTTATGAGATACATTGTTGTGCTAACTGCATCAGCCCAAAACATATTTGACAACCCTACATGTAATCTCATACTCTTGACCCTCTCATTCAAAGTTCTATTCATACACTCcgcaacaccattttgttgtggtatCTCTGGAATAGTTTTAATCATTCTAATCCCAAATTTCGCGTAATAACTTTTAAACTCATCAATATTCACCATCATTATCTGACATCAAACTCTTCAACTTCAAACCGGTCTGATTTTCAACTTTAAGTCTTTCACTTCTTGAAAGTAGCACTGATTTATTCATCAAAAAATAAACCTATATCTTTCTAGTGGAATCATCAATAAAAGTTATGTAGTAGTGAGATCCGTGCAATGATGCAACTACCTCTAACGCATGGATTGTGAAATCAAGGGGTTAATATACGCAACTGTTGTTAGACCATATACATGAACTACCTCTAACGCATGAATTGTGAAATCAAGGGATTAATATACGCAACTGTTGTTGGACCATATATTTCAAAATGATGAATATCGCATGGATTGTGAAATCAAGGGGTTAATATACATTCATATAGACTTTATCAATGAGAACTTTTTGTCGATTATATGAATTCTTACAGTACAATGGAAACAGAAATATACAAAAGTCCTCAGGTTTTTGATGTCGATCGTTATACATATTGCGTCTTATGTCTTGTTTCGATTCAATGGATTCATTTTGTTTACTGCAGAGCTCACTAATTCTTTACTCCCGGAAAGCAGCGGATAGAAAGTACAACCCGGACTGGGGTCTCAGTAAAGAGCAGACATCTCATTGTGTGAGCAGCTTTGAGTCGCACGCAACTATCTTAACCCGCCCTACTGTCTCTGAGGAATCCTCGTTTTTAAAGGTTGCATCTTGAAGGATGAAAGTCCAGACATTGTCGCAGAACCTGTATGTATGCAAATGTCCCTGGATACATACATTGGCAAGAAGATTTGTCAGAAAATTGTATTAAAAGTCAGAATTTAAACACTTATCTTTTTAGGACATGACATTCAAAATAAATTGAGATTAACGAGAAGGATTCAACTAGCAAACTAACAGCAGTTGCAGCACAAAACAAACTAAAAGCAGACCTCTACCCAACCCGATTTAAATCTGCttcaataaaaaatatattattaagcGGGATTGTTGACACAAACACTGTCATTTTCCAGGTCAATAGTTCTCACAATTATCAAGAGTCACCATCAGATACTGTCTGACTGATAAACCAACAGAGACTTACTCCAATCCTTCCGTAATCCAAGGATAGACAATAAGCAGGAGACTAATAGCCTAACTTTATAAGCTAAAAATAGAAGACAACATATGGACATGATTGGTTGATATCTATAGATAGCACATCAATTAAGAAAGTGAAACAATTAGTTCAATGATTACCAGGCCGACAGCCGGCATTTTAGTTTCATTGTTTCAGATTAAAAGCTCGATCTGATATATACAGTTTTGTTAGTTTTGTTAATGATTTGCTACTCCCAATCATAGTGTTTCTCATATAACAGACAAAGGCATAGTTAGTTGATAACAGTTGATTAAGCTGTTACACGGTAACATAGCATAACTGTTATAGAAGGCAAGAATGCAGAGCAGAGGgatataaatataatgataatatGAGAAGAGAGTCAAGGAAAGAAAGGGAATGCCTGCAAATGTCCTTAACCAATTGGCTAAAAAGACCGATGGCCCTAATAAGATTTTACTATTTCAGCATTTATTACTTTAAATGTATTCCTCTCAGCTACATTGTCACAACCCATTATTGCAAAACAACTATTCACAGTTCACACATCTCATTATGACATGCTTCACAGATTAACTAGGTAGAAACTTTATTTACAAGAAATCCTGATGACATACAGTGATCCtttaaaatttagattttatattaGCTCTATTATTCAGCATTTAGCAGCCACTTCCAAAGAATTTCTGGTATATTTGCTTAGGAGCAAATGTAGCTTTTATACAAAATAACTTATACCAGCTTCTAAACAAAGGGTGCAACTATTCAACCTAAAAAATTATCTAAATACCGATTTAACATGCACATCAAACAAAAGATGCACAGATATACACACTACCAGGCATGCATTTATTAGTGACCCTAAAGCTTAATTGTAACCGTTCCCAAGATCCATGTATATTGATTGTCATTCAAGCATGACACCATTACTAAAATGCTATTTCCCAGAATACTAGGTATATGGGAAGTCATCTAAATATTTTAGTATAGGTGGCTTACATAATTTACAAAATATGTCATCCAATATTCAACATATCTTACAAATCAATGGGCTACTAATTCTAAACAACATCAATCCATTTACCTTGATAGTCACTTTGCTCTTAACTTGACTTTCCAGAGCTTCAGTCATTGACTGCAGAAGCAATACAACATTAATCCTAAGCAGAAAGTGGTAACATAGTTTACAAAAGAAACAAACAAAGTGTGTATGGGAAAGTGCaaacatatttaaatatatataggAATATTACATTAAAAGATACTAAGCCAATCATTGCTATTAAAGGCGACAAGTGAGATGAGAAAACAAGGGGGATCTAATTAATTAATCGCGAGGCAAGAGGCGGTTGCTTTATGGATTTAAGTGGTCCCCACCAAAGATAAATATTTGAACACATTTATATTATTCAAAAACTCATGTAGCAATATTTCTATTACATTTAATAATAGTATGACAACTAATTATAAGTTTATAAGTTCTTAGCTCGTATGTCAGGAAGAGTGATATGCAGGAGAACAGCTATGGCACATGTTACTATATGACTTCAAGGAAAAAACGGAAAAGGGGAAAGAGAAAAGATATTTTTATCTATTTTACAGGGATAAGTGGTAAGTGAAATAATCGAGcttaaaattaaattaaagtcAAAGTTTGACCAAGTTATCCGATGAGTTCAAAAATACACTTAAATTAAGAATATATAACTTATTTTAGATTCTTTCTTTACATTTTTTTTTACAAGAAAACATGGTTAATTAATCACCTCAACTTATTGCCTAAGCGAGGTAATGCGACTAAAGTAACCGCTTTCTGAAAAGTAAAAATTATTGCACCGCCACTCGATTAATGGCCACTTCCTCTCGCTTTTAATAACACTGCAGCCATTATTGATGCAAGCAGCAATTTCCATAAATGCACGGCCTAAGGGCGTACTTTTTTGCATTTACATGTAGAAATGGTAAATCAAGAGATACAAAACCTTATCAAACTGAACAAGGACTTGAATTGCGAGCTCAGGACTAAGAACGCCATTATCAACCATCTCATCCAATGTTTCAGTCAAACACATACCGATAGTTGACCTCCTGTACAGCTCAAAAGTCGCCATAGTTCTTTCCTATTAAGGATCTGCTCAAATAACAATACTCGCATCAATAAATAACAAACCAAAACAAGTAACAATACTGAAAGCCGAAATCTTGCAATTACAAATTTGTACATAATCACATATTCAATAAAAAACATATACACACATGGCTGTGCCTCCAGATTGTTCACTGCAACTTAAATGTTGTTCAGTGCAACTTAAATGCAACAATCATACACACATTTATACATATAGCTAAGATTTACAAGACTGCACTGGGACAGAAGTAAAAAAGTTAAACTTCAGTACCTGGAAATTTAATATAAAAGTTAAGTAATTACATTAATAACACAGTACACAGATTAACCTTGCTTGTTAACAACATATGGAAGGATCCAACTGGTCGATTAATTACTGGTTTAGGTGACTATGGTCTTATTTATCAAATAAAGTCATCACTTCATTGAAGAGAACTAGGGGGAGGACGGGGAAATAGAGAAAAATTTGGTAGCTTATCTTAGATAACAGAGTAAAACATTTATAACTAATCAAGTCGCCAACATGTTTATTTGACACACTAGCTAAAGGTCAACCGTTCATAAATTCAAAAAAACTGCTTTCAACATGGGTTTTGCCAGCATAACTGAATCTGCACTAGTGCTGGATATACTATTGCCCATTCAAGTCCTACAACTCCACATAAAAGCATGTATGGAGTTAAGCCAACAGCTTTTACTATGGAATCTATAATACTCCTGAACGAAGAAAGCTAGGGCCTAGGAGGGCATAAACCAGTTATAAGAATTTTAGCAAGATAAACCAAACAGGAGGGAAACATCAAGGTGATGCCTATATTTAACGAGTCTTAGCTAATTATAGACACGCCCAAGAAAGTAGTCAGTAGATCATGTAACCAGCAAGGGAGCTAAAAGGAGTCATTAATGGCATATAAGTCATCACTCTATTGAAACAGGCAGCCATAGTGAATAATAGAGCAAATTTCTTCCAAATACCTCCAAAACGCCACATTCCATGATAACAAAATCGTCAAGAAGAAATTGCAGAACTACCTCTTCAAACACTTCTTATTGCTACAAAAGGATTTTTATTAAGTGAATGTGTCATGCTTGGATGTGAATCCTGCCACTGACAGCTGTCCCATGCCACATTTCGTGAAAATAAGTCGATTTATTAGCGAAAGAGGAAAAATATTGAAGTATTGTTAAAAAGTAGCCatattttattcacataaataTAAGTCAGAGATATATAAATCTATCCATATGGGATAATTTCTGTATAATTATTCGTTTGAAAATTTCCCGGATACTAAAGGGCAGAAGAACTTATTTCGTAACAACTGGTGTGTGTCCCATAGCTATTTTTTACAGCCTATTAATGTAAATGCATGCCAATGGCCACACCAAAATACCGGGATCCGCTTCATAAGATTATTTAAAACTTCCTGTGAACATCATATCAACCATCAGCTAAGAATATCATTCATACAGGCGAGCATGTTAAACCTCTATAACCCATTTCAATTGAGATTTTAACAATCGCAAGTACATAATGCAAACCTCAGTAAAATGTTTGTATTAAATGTCCATTCCATTTTTTGTTCTTAAACAAAAGTTAAAACAGCCGGAAAAATATATGTGCCAAAGCAAAATACCTTCCGGTATGTAAGACTGGTCAAGTTTTGACATACAACATAATGGTCTGCACAAGAGCATTATCACAACATAACATACACAACGAAAATATCATGAATAGGTCACTTAAAAATACGACTTACGTGATGCAAATAATTTCAATTCATGTAAATTCAAAATCAACTAATCATGTCACTGGCTCATCCAAGTCTATTAAGTTGATAGATAAAGAACTATTTACACAAATCTAAGAAC is a window of Apium graveolens cultivar Ventura chromosome 11, ASM990537v1, whole genome shotgun sequence DNA encoding:
- the LOC141698330 gene encoding transcription initiation factor IIA subunit 2-like, coding for MATFELYRRSTIGMCLTETLDEMVDNGVLSPELAIQVLVQFDKSMTEALESQVKSKVTIKGHLHTYRFCDNVWTFILQDATFKNEDSSETVGRVKIVACDSKLLTQ